A window from Deltaproteobacteria bacterium encodes these proteins:
- a CDS encoding TrkH family potassium uptake protein produces the protein MNWRALAKILGFFSCIIAFLIGVSAAISFVYHEKETIWLFVSALIPLFGGLGLMQISWETDVEDLSHREATLLITLLWLVAILWGAFPYYLTLSFDNYSPISFLNSLFEATSGFTATAASVLIPTKQLELLPHGLLFWRALSQWLGGVSIIIMALLFLPFIRAGGMELFQTSSIVRERLRRRVGETARTVLLIYLSLTAIEVFMLTLGGMNLFDALCHSFSTISSGGFSTKTENIAAYKSLFIEIVLMVFMILGTTNFALHYSFLQKDWLAYWKSSELRLYLAILLVSTLLVGWNLTSSNIPDNWRIAAFNTISLGSTTGFWNANVSHWPSFSKYILLILMFTGGMVASSSGAIKCFRIALLIKYAYREIFRIVHPAGFTPVKLQGRVVDKEVLEGVTAFFCLYILIFATGALVMQALGYDMVVASSSVAATLGGVGPGFNELGAAGGYFSVPVIGKITLMLCMILGRVEIFPVLVIMSREFWRK, from the coding sequence CTTGCAAAAATTCTTGGTTTTTTTTCGTGTATCATCGCTTTTTTGATCGGCGTTTCCGCCGCTATTTCTTTTGTTTATCATGAGAAAGAAACGATCTGGCTTTTCGTTTCGGCATTAATTCCTCTTTTTGGTGGGTTGGGGTTGATGCAAATTTCTTGGGAAACGGATGTGGAAGATCTCTCCCATCGTGAAGCAACTCTTCTGATCACCCTTTTATGGCTTGTAGCAATTTTGTGGGGAGCCTTTCCCTATTATCTCACATTATCCTTCGACAATTATTCTCCGATCTCTTTTCTGAACAGTCTTTTTGAAGCGACGTCGGGATTCACCGCCACCGCGGCTTCTGTTTTAATTCCCACAAAACAACTGGAATTGCTTCCTCACGGACTTTTATTTTGGCGCGCGTTGAGTCAGTGGCTGGGGGGCGTGAGCATCATTATTATGGCACTTCTTTTTCTTCCTTTCATCCGGGCCGGCGGAATGGAACTTTTTCAAACCAGCTCTATTGTGAGAGAAAGACTTCGCCGGCGTGTCGGAGAAACGGCACGCACCGTTTTACTTATTTATCTCAGTCTGACCGCTATCGAAGTGTTTATGCTGACTTTGGGAGGAATGAATCTTTTCGATGCTCTCTGCCACAGTTTCTCCACCATCTCATCGGGCGGGTTTTCGACAAAAACGGAAAATATCGCCGCCTATAAAAGTCTCTTCATCGAAATTGTTTTAATGGTCTTCATGATTTTGGGTACAACCAATTTTGCCCTGCACTATTCTTTCCTGCAAAAAGACTGGTTGGCTTATTGGAAAAGTTCCGAGTTGCGTTTGTATTTAGCTATTCTTCTTGTTTCAACGCTTTTGGTTGGGTGGAACCTAACCTCAAGCAACATTCCTGATAATTGGCGGATCGCCGCGTTCAACACCATTTCGCTCGGTTCAACAACCGGCTTTTGGAATGCCAACGTCAGTCATTGGCCTTCTTTTTCAAAATATATTTTGCTTATTCTAATGTTCACGGGCGGGATGGTCGCTTCTTCTTCGGGTGCCATCAAGTGCTTTCGCATTGCGCTCCTTATCAAATACGCTTATCGCGAAATTTTCAGAATTGTTCATCCGGCCGGATTTACGCCGGTCAAATTGCAGGGGCGCGTGGTCGACAAAGAGGTGTTGGAAGGAGTCACCGCATTTTTCTGTCTTTATATTTTGATTTTCGCGACGGGCGCACTGGTCATGCAAGCGCTTGGATATGATATGGTCGTCGCCTCTTCAAGTGTTGCGGCAACATTGGGAGGCGTGGGGCCCGGGTTCAATGAGTTAGGAGCGGCGGGCGGTTATTTTAGCGTACCAGTTATCGGCAAAATTACGTTGATGCTTTGCATGATTTTGGGCCGCGTCGAAATTTTTCCCGTGCTCGTGATTATGTCCCGTGAATTCTGGAGAAAATAA